One Mycolicibacter sp. MU0083 DNA window includes the following coding sequences:
- a CDS encoding Zn-ribbon domain-containing OB-fold protein — MQKALAPEISTWPAEDPQLIGSRCGACGATVFPVQPRCPSCSGDQMSQELLPRTGTLVAWTTQGFPPGAPYAGPTGKDFVPFGVGLVQLGDVIRVEGRLTENDPEKLEFGMPVELTMVPFTSDADGNEVITFAFRPV; from the coding sequence ATGCAGAAGGCACTCGCACCCGAGATATCGACGTGGCCGGCCGAAGACCCACAGTTGATCGGCAGCCGCTGCGGCGCCTGCGGCGCGACGGTCTTCCCCGTTCAGCCGCGCTGCCCGAGCTGCAGCGGCGACCAGATGAGCCAGGAGTTGCTCCCCCGCACCGGAACGCTGGTGGCCTGGACCACCCAGGGTTTCCCGCCGGGGGCGCCCTATGCGGGCCCGACCGGCAAGGACTTCGTCCCGTTCGGCGTCGGGCTGGTGCAGCTCGGCGATGTCATCCGTGTCGAAGGCCGGCTCACCGAGAACGACCCGGAGAAGCTGGAATTCGGCATGCCGGTGGAGTTGACCATGGTGCCGTTCACCTCCGATGCCGACGGCAACGAGGTCATCACCTTCGCGTTCCGGCCGGTTTAG
- a CDS encoding thiolase family protein — protein MVNDVAIIGVGLHPFGRFEGKSAMEMGVDAIFAAVADAGVDWKDIGAATGGSWTVANPDAIVGMVGLSGIPFTNVFNACATAASAAKVCADGIRLGDYDIGIAVGLDKHPRGAFTEDPALVGMPRWYAENGQYLTTQFFGMKANRYLHDHGISQQTLARVAAKNFRNGVLNPNAFRRKPISEEEILGSTMLNYPLTQYMFCAPDEGAAAVVMCRADIAHRYTDKPVYLKAVEVRTRRYGAYEVNTTFAPVAEDVAPTVYAARAAFEKAGVAPADVDVIQLQDTDAGAEVIHMAECGFCADGDQEKLLADGATEIGGSMPINTDGGLIANGEPIGASGLRQIHELVRQLRGEAGDRQVPGEPKVGFAQLYGAPGTAAATILTR, from the coding sequence ATGGTTAACGACGTAGCGATCATCGGGGTCGGCCTGCACCCGTTCGGCCGATTCGAGGGCAAATCCGCGATGGAGATGGGGGTGGACGCCATCTTCGCCGCGGTCGCCGACGCGGGCGTGGACTGGAAGGACATCGGCGCCGCCACCGGCGGTAGCTGGACGGTGGCCAACCCGGATGCGATCGTCGGGATGGTGGGATTGTCCGGTATCCCGTTCACCAATGTCTTCAACGCCTGCGCGACGGCGGCCAGCGCGGCCAAGGTGTGCGCGGACGGTATCCGGTTGGGCGACTACGACATCGGTATCGCCGTGGGCCTGGACAAGCACCCCCGCGGCGCATTCACCGAGGACCCGGCGCTGGTCGGCATGCCGCGGTGGTACGCCGAGAACGGCCAGTATCTGACCACCCAGTTCTTCGGCATGAAAGCCAACCGCTACCTGCACGACCACGGCATCTCGCAGCAGACGCTGGCCCGGGTCGCGGCGAAGAACTTCCGCAACGGCGTGCTGAACCCGAATGCGTTCCGGCGCAAGCCGATCTCCGAGGAGGAGATCCTGGGTTCGACGATGCTGAACTACCCGCTGACCCAGTACATGTTCTGCGCCCCGGACGAGGGCGCGGCGGCGGTGGTGATGTGCCGGGCCGACATCGCGCACCGTTACACCGACAAGCCGGTGTACCTGAAGGCCGTGGAGGTCCGCACCCGGCGTTACGGCGCCTACGAGGTGAACACCACGTTTGCGCCGGTGGCCGAGGACGTGGCGCCCACGGTGTACGCCGCGCGTGCCGCCTTCGAGAAGGCCGGTGTGGCGCCGGCCGATGTCGATGTCATCCAGTTGCAGGACACCGACGCCGGTGCCGAGGTCATCCACATGGCCGAGTGCGGGTTCTGCGCCGACGGCGACCAGGAGAAGCTGCTGGCCGACGGGGCCACCGAGATCGGCGGGTCGATGCCGATCAACACCGACGGCGGGCTGATCGCCAACGGCGAGCCGATCGGCGCCTCCGGGCTGCGGCAGATCCATGAGCTGGTGCGCCAGCTGCGCGGCGAGGCCGGCGACCGGCAGGTGCCCGGTGAACCCAAGGTCGGGTTCGCCCAGCTCTACGGCGCGCCCGGCACCGCCGCGGCCACCATTCTGACCCGCTAG